One window of Ignavibacteriota bacterium genomic DNA carries:
- a CDS encoding helix-turn-helix domain-containing protein, whose amino-acid sequence MKPEKLVKLVRATIRQELSEYKLNFGNPVQEDKLYTRKEVMQELKLSSTSVWKMCRSGELKFTRIGRKLYFSKSAIDHLFSQN is encoded by the coding sequence TTGAAACCTGAAAAGCTTGTAAAATTAGTTAGAGCTACAATACGGCAAGAACTATCGGAGTACAAATTGAATTTCGGAAATCCGGTTCAGGAAGACAAACTTTACACACGTAAAGAAGTAATGCAGGAACTTAAATTAAGTTCTACATCAGTTTGGAAAATGTGCCGATCAGGAGAACTAAAATTCACAAGGATCGGTAGGAAGCTCTATTTTTCTAAGTCAGCAATTGATCATTTATTTAGCCAGAATTAG
- a CDS encoding dolichol kinase — protein sequence MEIYTENNEINEKDLSNGSPLEQNSNKNKKKNKKKKQIPYSQEVLRKSVHLISLNIPIIYIFVSQKFALSILIPMALIAVTLDILSRKEDSWANKFIYGLFGGMLRKHELKKNKLILNGASWVLISAVLTVLVFPKVIAVISFIILIVSDIAAALVGRKWGTTKLGKKSLEGTLAFMVSGILVVAIVGIIFNANIYFYIAGVLGAVVGGFGELYAKELKLDDNLSIPVGVGITMLAIARLWNDSFLYLMN from the coding sequence ATGGAAATATACACAGAAAATAACGAAATAAATGAAAAGGACTTATCAAATGGTAGTCCTCTTGAACAAAATTCCAATAAAAATAAGAAGAAAAACAAAAAAAAGAAACAAATTCCCTATTCACAGGAAGTTTTAAGGAAAAGTGTCCATCTTATATCCCTTAACATTCCTATTATATATATATTCGTATCGCAAAAATTTGCACTATCGATTCTTATTCCAATGGCATTAATTGCAGTAACACTTGATATACTAAGCAGGAAAGAAGATTCATGGGCAAACAAATTTATATATGGGCTTTTTGGTGGTATGCTTCGCAAACACGAACTCAAAAAAAACAAACTCATTCTAAATGGTGCTTCTTGGGTTTTGATTAGTGCAGTACTGACAGTTCTTGTCTTTCCAAAAGTTATCGCCGTAATATCTTTTATAATATTAATTGTATCTGATATTGCAGCGGCTCTTGTTGGAAGGAAATGGGGAACAACCAAACTTGGCAAAAAATCTTTGGAAGGAACCCTGGCATTTATGGTTTCCGGGATTTTAGTCGTGGCTATTGTGGGCATAATTTTTAACGCAAATATTTATTTTTATATAGCAGGAGTTCTTGGGGCTGTCGTAGGTGGTTTTGGTGAACTTTACGCCAAAGAACTTAAACTTGATGACAATTTAAGCATTCCGGTTGGTGTAGGCATTACAATGCTTGCAATTGCAAGACTTTGGAATGATTCTTTTCTTTACTTAATGAATTGA
- a CDS encoding acyl-CoA thioesterase: MKRLTEEEVQIEVSKFKFVTHDQVKFHEVDSFGVVHNIQYFYFFEWARTKYLEWVGFPLNHRTFTAEHPIMTVHHEMDYFNPLYFTSEYEILTRVRVIKNSSLVMDNIIRNLDGKISAKASVTLVYMSNEDYKPTRIPDVHRDMIIQMEGDDIEVIDK; this comes from the coding sequence ATGAAAAGATTGACAGAAGAAGAAGTCCAGATTGAAGTATCTAAATTTAAATTTGTTACTCACGACCAAGTAAAATTTCACGAAGTGGATTCATTTGGAGTGGTTCACAATATACAGTATTTCTACTTCTTTGAATGGGCTCGGACAAAATATCTCGAGTGGGTCGGTTTTCCGTTAAATCACCGCACATTTACTGCCGAGCATCCTATAATGACTGTACATCACGAAATGGATTATTTCAATCCTCTATATTTCACAAGCGAATACGAAATATTAACAAGAGTCAGGGTTATCAAAAACTCATCTCTTGTAATGGATAATATCATACGTAATCTTGATGGTAAAATTTCTGCTAAAGCAAGTGTAACACTTGTCTATATGAGCAATGAAGACTACAAGCCTACAAGAATACCGGATGTTCACCGCGATATGATTATTCAAATGGAAGGAGATGATATCGAGGTAATTGATAAGTAA
- a CDS encoding aminotransferase class I/II-fold pyridoxal phosphate-dependent enzyme: MIDLRSDTVTVPSDEMRRYMMYAQVGDDVYGEDPTINALQEKTAELFGKEAALFVPSGTMSNQISLKVLTNPADEVIIEADAHVFYYETAAPAVISNVQFFTIPSESGEIPLDKIEKAIRPDIYYFPKTKAIFVENTHNRHGGTVISIDYIKSLRELADKYGLYLHLDGARIWNAHIASGVSLEEYGKYFDTISVCLSKGMGAPAGSLMVSDASKINGGLKWRKILGGGMRQAGILAAAGIFAIENNLQLIADDHIRTRRFAKAVAEMDSVELNLESVQTNMAVFKLDDNILTSDFVNECRSRGLLLSEIGDNKIRTVFHLQISDIMTDNAIDIIYESIKTMLGEL, translated from the coding sequence ATGATTGACTTAAGAAGCGATACAGTAACTGTTCCAAGCGATGAAATGCGTCGCTATATGATGTACGCACAAGTAGGCGATGACGTCTATGGTGAAGACCCAACAATTAATGCTCTGCAAGAAAAGACTGCTGAACTCTTCGGAAAAGAAGCAGCACTTTTTGTACCTTCAGGGACTATGAGTAATCAAATTTCACTAAAAGTACTCACTAATCCTGCTGATGAAGTAATTATTGAAGCAGATGCACACGTCTTTTATTACGAAACAGCCGCACCTGCTGTAATTTCCAATGTGCAGTTTTTTACAATACCATCAGAATCAGGCGAGATTCCACTTGACAAAATCGAAAAGGCTATCAGACCCGATATTTATTATTTTCCTAAAACTAAGGCAATTTTTGTTGAAAATACTCATAACCGTCACGGCGGTACAGTTATTTCAATTGATTATATCAAAAGTTTGAGAGAATTAGCAGACAAATACGGGCTTTATCTTCATCTCGACGGTGCAAGAATTTGGAATGCTCATATAGCTTCTGGTGTCAGTCTCGAAGAATACGGCAAATATTTCGATACAATTTCAGTTTGCCTTTCAAAAGGAATGGGAGCGCCCGCCGGTTCACTAATGGTTTCTGATGCGAGCAAAATTAATGGCGGATTGAAATGGAGAAAGATTTTGGGTGGTGGAATGCGTCAAGCCGGAATTCTGGCGGCAGCAGGAATTTTTGCCATCGAAAATAATCTTCAATTAATAGCTGATGACCACATTCGTACAAGAAGATTTGCTAAAGCTGTCGCTGAAATGGACTCTGTTGAGCTGAATCTTGAAAGTGTTCAGACTAATATGGCAGTATTTAAACTGGATGATAATATATTGACGTCAGATTTTGTAAATGAGTGCAGGAGTCGCGGACTACTGCTTTCAGAAATTGGTGACAACAAAATAAGAACAGTTTTCCATCTACAAATTTCAGATATAATGACTGATAATGCAATTGATATAATTTACGAATCAATAAAAACTATGCTCGGAGAACTATAA
- a CDS encoding site-specific integrase, whose product MGEYKINYYLQKVVKEKTYHFILISVAWNNQRIRTTLKINIEENLWDIRKQRAKASSKNPRQINDKLDDIRVKMKNYFAESEKELNRVPTVKETKTVLDAIINNREFKQSKDKNDSKQISFMRVFDLFIEDTTTGARLSGSGKRIKKSTITSYVTTKNHLIELSKGKKKELYFDDINDTFFANLTNYLTEKKLANNSQGRLVKIVKTFMHWSLEKGFHNNRTFIKSLKIFDEKTTKIALNKSELEAIENITDLSPRLERTRDMFLTQCYCGLRFSDLINLKPENINFEEKIISIYTVKTKDPLIVPITTKLQVILKKYKSKFPKISSQKYNEAIKELCQEAGMTDNIQLTYNIGSERIDEIKPKYELISSHTGRRTFITLSLRRGLLEDVIMQVSGHTNKKSFQRYVRIAKSDAINEVRSAWED is encoded by the coding sequence GTGGGTGAGTATAAAATAAACTATTATTTGCAGAAGGTAGTTAAAGAAAAAACATATCATTTTATCCTGATTTCCGTTGCATGGAATAATCAACGAATTCGTACAACTTTAAAAATTAATATTGAAGAAAATCTATGGGATATAAGAAAACAACGTGCAAAAGCATCGTCTAAGAACCCCCGCCAGATAAATGATAAATTAGATGATATTCGTGTAAAAATGAAAAATTATTTTGCAGAAAGCGAAAAAGAATTAAACAGAGTTCCTACAGTTAAAGAAACCAAGACTGTTTTAGATGCTATAATTAATAATCGGGAATTTAAGCAGAGTAAAGATAAAAATGATTCAAAGCAAATATCATTTATGCGGGTATTCGATTTATTTATAGAAGATACAACAACAGGAGCAAGATTATCCGGTAGCGGTAAACGTATTAAAAAATCAACAATAACAAGCTATGTGACCACAAAAAATCATCTTATAGAATTATCTAAAGGCAAAAAAAAAGAATTATATTTTGACGATATAAATGATACTTTTTTTGCAAACTTAACAAATTACCTTACGGAGAAGAAATTAGCAAATAATTCGCAGGGGAGACTTGTGAAAATTGTAAAGACGTTTATGCACTGGTCTCTTGAAAAAGGTTTTCATAACAACCGGACATTCATTAAATCACTTAAAATCTTTGATGAAAAAACAACAAAAATAGCATTGAATAAATCAGAACTTGAAGCAATTGAAAACATAACAGATTTATCACCGCGATTGGAACGAACCCGTGATATGTTCCTAACCCAATGTTATTGCGGTTTAAGATTCTCTGACCTCATAAATTTAAAACCCGAAAATATTAATTTTGAAGAAAAGATAATTTCAATTTACACTGTAAAAACAAAAGATCCGCTGATTGTACCGATTACAACAAAACTACAAGTAATTTTGAAGAAATATAAATCAAAGTTTCCAAAAATATCAAGCCAAAAATATAATGAAGCAATCAAAGAATTGTGTCAAGAAGCAGGTATGACAGATAATATTCAGTTAACATATAATATAGGTTCTGAACGAATAGATGAAATTAAACCTAAATATGAACTTATAAGTTCACATACTGGTCGCCGGACATTTATAACTTTAAGCCTCCGCAGAGGCTTATTGGAAGATGTCATCATGCAGGTATCAGGACATACAAATAAAAAAAGTTTTCAGCGGTATGTTAGAATTGCCAAATCAGATGCAATTAATGAAGTCCGCAGTGCATGGGAAGATTAA